A stretch of Chelmon rostratus isolate fCheRos1 chromosome 18, fCheRos1.pri, whole genome shotgun sequence DNA encodes these proteins:
- the epb41l2 gene encoding band 4.1-like protein 2 isoform X3, with protein sequence MTTEAGSETEVKENAEESAAQPDQSENAAEETQEVANTEGEEKEKEKEKQKEGKEGKGISRYLPTWLKKQKSQSQTSPTKEPPPTEEAVNTVTQEEEGPAPEVNGHAEEVEEKEAVKSEQVKEKEAESHSNASADTEPAKEEKVEESAEKSPEEAKVRTEGEGAEEPKEVEGEEEGGGEGQTSIFQSPLRLVRKTKMKLVVCHVTLLDGTDFTCEVEKRAKGQYLFFKVCEHLNLLEKDYFGLTYIDSHEQMSWLDPTKEIKRQIRSNNWQFAFNVKFYPPDPSLLTEDITRYLLCLQLREDVASGRLPCSFVTHALLGSYTLQAEFGDYEPDQPRPLDYVSQRTFAPNQNKEMEEKILELHKSHRGMTPAQADTQFLENAKKLSMYGVDLHHAKDSEGVDIMLGVCANGLLVYKDRLRINRFAWPKILKISYKRNNFYIKIRPGETEQFESTVGFKLQNHRSAKRLWKVCVENHSFFRLNAPEPPTKARFLTLGSKFRYSGRTQAQTRMASSLIDRPAPKFERTSSKRISRSLDGAPVISITEAGRDTAENGRELHSDSKVKELDLSPGDAEATPTQSLGASELTPSQDHDKTQEEVLKHQASISQLKRSFMEAPPPSPPQPNQWEKRLTSSPATTIRIQQHQVVGQPQTEAAPADNTISDTKEPAKTTEVEIEETVVVQEVSKAPKPGLVTVTISSPAEQETREQEVKVGEEVAVAAEAKAAKQESISSESESEEEAEYHPNVSVSISHTQIPEEKEEEEEQQKKEEEKVVEQDMSAPDAPSLPAEVSQPVEATGREEEESRKEDTGAEEKKKNAEEEKEGERETEESTDDPMVTPEEAPNGLTLHEESVTGMAAPAEEEPKMNGEASLAEAEPRPQVICCSEPPVVKTEMVTISDTFAAQKTEIATKEVPIVHTETKTITYEAAQLDGNGDGEPGVLMTAQTITSESLCTTTTTHITKTLKGGLSETRIEKRIVITGDCDIDHDEALAQAIKEAKEQHPDMSVTRVVVHKETELAEEED encoded by the exons atgacaacagaagcGGGCTCTGAGACTGAGGTGAAGGAGAACGCCGAGGAGTCAGCCGCTCAGCCTGACCAGTCAGAGAacgctgcagaggaaacacaggaagtagcgaacactgagggagaggaaaaggagaaagagaaggagaagcagaaagaggggaaagagggaaaaggaatATCTCGATACCTGCCAACATGGCTTAAGAAGCAGAAGTCTCAGAGCCAG ACCTCCCCGACCAAGGAGCCCCCCCCCACAGAGGAAGCTGTCAACACGGTGACACAGGAAGAAGAGGGGCCTGCCCCAGAAGTGAACGGTCACGCAGAGGaagtggaagagaaggaggcagtGAAGTCGGAGCAAGTTAAGGAAAAGGAAGCAGAATCTCATTCCAACGCCAGTGCGGACACTGAG CCTGCCAAggaagagaaggtggaggagagtgCTGAGAAAAGTCCCGAAGAGGCCAAGGTgagaacagagggagaaggagcagaggagccGAAGGAGGTggaaggtgaagaggagggaggaggagaaggtcaGACCTCCATTTTCCAGTCACCACTTCGCCTGGTGAGGAAGACCAAGATGAAGCTGGTGGTGTGTCATGTGACCCTCCTGGACGGGACCGACTTCACCTGTGAGGTGGAG AAACGTGCTAAGGGTCAGTACTTATTCTTTAAGGTGTGTGAGCACCTTAATCTACTGGAGAAAGACTACTTTGGTCTGACATACATCGACAGCCATGAACAGATG TCTTGGTTGGATCCCACCAAGGAAATCAAGAGACAGATACGCa GTAACAACTGGCAGTTTGCATTCAACGTCAAGTTCTACCCTCCCGATCCCTCACTGCTTACTGAAGACATTACcag GtacctgttgtgtctgcagctccGTGAAGACGTGGCTTCAGGTCGACTGCCGTGCTCATTTGTTACTCACGCTCTGCTGGGGTCGTACACGCTGCAG GCAGAATTTGGCGACTATGAACCCGACCAGCCTCGACCTCTGGACTACGTCAGTCAGCGGACCTTTGCGCCCAATCAGaacaaagagatggaggagaagattCTTGAACTCCACAAGTCTCACAG GGGAATGACACCAGCACAGGCCGACACCCAGTTTCTAGAAAATGCCAAGAAACTGTCCATGTACGGGGTGGACCTGCACCATGCCAAG GATTCTGAGGGTGTGGACATCATGCTGGGTGTGTGTGCCAACGGACTCCTGGTTTACAAAGACAGACTTCGGATAAATCGTTTTGCTTGGCCCAAAATACTCAAGATTTCATACAAGAGGAACAACTTCTACATTAAGATCAGACCAGGAGAG ACGGAGCAGTTTGAGAGCACAGTGGGATTCAAACTCCAGAATCATCGGTCTGCCAAAAGGCTGTGGAAAGTCTGTGTGGAGAACCACAGTTTCTTCAG GTTAAATGCACCAGAACCTCCCACCAAGGCCCGCTTCTTGACTCTGGGCTCTAAGTTCCGTTACAGCGGGCGAACCCAGGCCCAGACCCGCATGGCCAGCTCCCTCATAGACCGACCTGCCCCCAAATTTGAACGCACCTCATCCAAACGTATCAGCCGCAGTCTGGATGGAG CGCCAGTGATCAGCATAACTGAGGCGGGCAGGGACACAGCTGAGAACGGACGCGAGCTCCACTCAGACtctaag GTTAAGGAGCTGGACTTAAGCCCTGGTGATGCGGAAGCCACGCCCACCCAG TCGCTGGGAGCCAGTGAGCTTACCCCCTCTCAG GACCATGATAAGACCCAAGAAGAGGTTCTGAAACACcaagctagcattagccagCTAAAACGCTCCTTTATGGAGGCgccacctccctctcctcctcagcccaACCAGTGGGAGAAAcgcctcacctcctctcccGCTACAACGATACGTATTCAGCAGCATCAAGTG GTGGGTCAGCCCCAAACAGAAGCAGCCCCTGCTGATAACACGATCTCTGATACCAAAGAGCCTGCAAAG ACAACCGAAGTTGAAATTGAAGAAACCGTTGTCGTCCAAGAGGTTTCCAAAGCGCCCAAACCTGGACTTGTCACAGTTACAATCAGCTCACCTGCAGAGCAGGAAAcgagagaacaggaagtgaaagttGGAGAGGAAGTAGCAGTAGCGGCGGAAGCAAAAGCGGCGAAGCAGGAGAGCATTTCATCTGAGAgcgagagtgaggaagaggcgGAGTACCATCCAAATGTCTCTGTAtccatctctcacacacaaataccagaggagaaggaagaggaggaagagcagcagaagaaagaggaggaaaaggtggTGGAGCAGGACATGTCAGCTCCAGACGCTCCTTCCCTTCCAGCTGAAGTCAGCCAGCCTGTAGAGGCAACCGGccgagaggaagaggagtccaGGAAAGAGGACACAggggcagaggagaagaagaagaatgcagaggaggagaaagaaggcGAGAGGGAAACGGAGGAAAGCACAGATGATCCCATGGTGACACCTGAAGAAGCCCCTAATGGCCTGACCCTGCATGAGGAGAGCGTGACAGGGATGGCCGcccctgcagaggaagagcCTAAAATGAACGGAGAGGCCTCTCTGGCTGAAGCAGAGCCACGGCCGCAGGTTATTTGTTGCTCTGAG cCACCTGTGGTAAAGACAGAAATGGTGACTATATCAGACACGTTTGCAGCCCAGAAAACTGAGATAGCTACAAAAGAAGTGCCCATCGTACATACGGAAACCAAGACCATCACATACGAGGCCGCACAG TTGGATGGTAATGGCGATGGCGAGCCGGGAGTGTTGATGACTGCTCAAACAATCACCTCTGAATCTCTGTGTACTACAACAACCACACACATTACCAAg ACGTTAAAGGGTGGCCTATCGGAGACGAGGATTGAGAAACGCATCGTCATTACTGGCGACTGTGACATTGACCACGACGAG GCATTGGCCCAGGCCATTAAGGAGGCCAAAGAGCAACATCCTGACATGTCTGTCACCAGAGTGGTGGTTCATAAAGAAACTGAactggctgaggaggaggattgA
- the epb41l2 gene encoding band 4.1-like protein 2 isoform X4 — MTTEAGSETEVKENAEESAAQPDQSENAAEETQEVANTEGEEKEKEKEKQKEGKEGKGISRYLPTWLKKQKSQSQTSPTKEPPPTEEAVNTVTQEEEGPAPEVNGHAEEVEEKEAVKSEQVKEKEAESHSNASADTEPAKEEKVEESAEKSPEEAKVRTEGEGAEEPKEVEGEEEGGGEGQTSIFQSPLRLVRKTKMKLVVCHVTLLDGTDFTCEVEKRAKGQYLFFKVCEHLNLLEKDYFGLTYIDSHEQMSWLDPTKEIKRQIRSNNWQFAFNVKFYPPDPSLLTEDITRYLLCLQLREDVASGRLPCSFVTHALLGSYTLQAEFGDYEPDQPRPLDYVSQRTFAPNQNKEMEEKILELHKSHRGMTPAQADTQFLENAKKLSMYGVDLHHAKDSEGVDIMLGVCANGLLVYKDRLRINRFAWPKILKISYKRNNFYIKIRPGETEQFESTVGFKLQNHRSAKRLWKVCVENHSFFRLNAPEPPTKARFLTLGSKFRYSGRTQAQTRMASSLIDRPAPKFERTSSKRISRSLDGAPVISITEAGRDTAENGRELHSDSKVKELDLSPGDAEATPTQSLGASELTPSQSPMRVHGDNIYVRHSNLMLEDHDKTQEEVLKHQASISQLKRSFMEAPPPSPPQPNQWEKRLTSSPATTIRIQQHQVTTEVEIEETVVVQEVSKAPKPGLVTVTISSPAEQETREQEVKVGEEVAVAAEAKAAKQESISSESESEEEAEYHPNVSVSISHTQIPEEKEEEEEQQKKEEEKVVEQDMSAPDAPSLPAEVSQPVEATGREEEESRKEDTGAEEKKKNAEEEKEGERETEESTDDPMVTPEEAPNGLTLHEESVTGMAAPAEEEPKMNGEASLAEAEPRPQVICCSEPPVVKTEMVTISDTFAAQKTEIATKEVPIVHTETKTITYEAAQLDGNGDGEPGVLMTAQTITSESLCTTTTTHITKTLKGGLSETRIEKRIVITGDCDIDHDEALAQAIKEAKEQHPDMSVTRVVVHKETELAEEED, encoded by the exons atgacaacagaagcGGGCTCTGAGACTGAGGTGAAGGAGAACGCCGAGGAGTCAGCCGCTCAGCCTGACCAGTCAGAGAacgctgcagaggaaacacaggaagtagcgaacactgagggagaggaaaaggagaaagagaaggagaagcagaaagaggggaaagagggaaaaggaatATCTCGATACCTGCCAACATGGCTTAAGAAGCAGAAGTCTCAGAGCCAG ACCTCCCCGACCAAGGAGCCCCCCCCCACAGAGGAAGCTGTCAACACGGTGACACAGGAAGAAGAGGGGCCTGCCCCAGAAGTGAACGGTCACGCAGAGGaagtggaagagaaggaggcagtGAAGTCGGAGCAAGTTAAGGAAAAGGAAGCAGAATCTCATTCCAACGCCAGTGCGGACACTGAG CCTGCCAAggaagagaaggtggaggagagtgCTGAGAAAAGTCCCGAAGAGGCCAAGGTgagaacagagggagaaggagcagaggagccGAAGGAGGTggaaggtgaagaggagggaggaggagaaggtcaGACCTCCATTTTCCAGTCACCACTTCGCCTGGTGAGGAAGACCAAGATGAAGCTGGTGGTGTGTCATGTGACCCTCCTGGACGGGACCGACTTCACCTGTGAGGTGGAG AAACGTGCTAAGGGTCAGTACTTATTCTTTAAGGTGTGTGAGCACCTTAATCTACTGGAGAAAGACTACTTTGGTCTGACATACATCGACAGCCATGAACAGATG TCTTGGTTGGATCCCACCAAGGAAATCAAGAGACAGATACGCa GTAACAACTGGCAGTTTGCATTCAACGTCAAGTTCTACCCTCCCGATCCCTCACTGCTTACTGAAGACATTACcag GtacctgttgtgtctgcagctccGTGAAGACGTGGCTTCAGGTCGACTGCCGTGCTCATTTGTTACTCACGCTCTGCTGGGGTCGTACACGCTGCAG GCAGAATTTGGCGACTATGAACCCGACCAGCCTCGACCTCTGGACTACGTCAGTCAGCGGACCTTTGCGCCCAATCAGaacaaagagatggaggagaagattCTTGAACTCCACAAGTCTCACAG GGGAATGACACCAGCACAGGCCGACACCCAGTTTCTAGAAAATGCCAAGAAACTGTCCATGTACGGGGTGGACCTGCACCATGCCAAG GATTCTGAGGGTGTGGACATCATGCTGGGTGTGTGTGCCAACGGACTCCTGGTTTACAAAGACAGACTTCGGATAAATCGTTTTGCTTGGCCCAAAATACTCAAGATTTCATACAAGAGGAACAACTTCTACATTAAGATCAGACCAGGAGAG ACGGAGCAGTTTGAGAGCACAGTGGGATTCAAACTCCAGAATCATCGGTCTGCCAAAAGGCTGTGGAAAGTCTGTGTGGAGAACCACAGTTTCTTCAG GTTAAATGCACCAGAACCTCCCACCAAGGCCCGCTTCTTGACTCTGGGCTCTAAGTTCCGTTACAGCGGGCGAACCCAGGCCCAGACCCGCATGGCCAGCTCCCTCATAGACCGACCTGCCCCCAAATTTGAACGCACCTCATCCAAACGTATCAGCCGCAGTCTGGATGGAG CGCCAGTGATCAGCATAACTGAGGCGGGCAGGGACACAGCTGAGAACGGACGCGAGCTCCACTCAGACtctaag GTTAAGGAGCTGGACTTAAGCCCTGGTGATGCGGAAGCCACGCCCACCCAG TCGCTGGGAGCCAGTGAGCTTACCCCCTCTCAG AGTCCAATGAGAGTGCATGGGGACAATATTTATGTGAGGCACAGTAATTTAATGTTGGAG GACCATGATAAGACCCAAGAAGAGGTTCTGAAACACcaagctagcattagccagCTAAAACGCTCCTTTATGGAGGCgccacctccctctcctcctcagcccaACCAGTGGGAGAAAcgcctcacctcctctcccGCTACAACGATACGTATTCAGCAGCATCAAGTG ACAACCGAAGTTGAAATTGAAGAAACCGTTGTCGTCCAAGAGGTTTCCAAAGCGCCCAAACCTGGACTTGTCACAGTTACAATCAGCTCACCTGCAGAGCAGGAAAcgagagaacaggaagtgaaagttGGAGAGGAAGTAGCAGTAGCGGCGGAAGCAAAAGCGGCGAAGCAGGAGAGCATTTCATCTGAGAgcgagagtgaggaagaggcgGAGTACCATCCAAATGTCTCTGTAtccatctctcacacacaaataccagaggagaaggaagaggaggaagagcagcagaagaaagaggaggaaaaggtggTGGAGCAGGACATGTCAGCTCCAGACGCTCCTTCCCTTCCAGCTGAAGTCAGCCAGCCTGTAGAGGCAACCGGccgagaggaagaggagtccaGGAAAGAGGACACAggggcagaggagaagaagaagaatgcagaggaggagaaagaaggcGAGAGGGAAACGGAGGAAAGCACAGATGATCCCATGGTGACACCTGAAGAAGCCCCTAATGGCCTGACCCTGCATGAGGAGAGCGTGACAGGGATGGCCGcccctgcagaggaagagcCTAAAATGAACGGAGAGGCCTCTCTGGCTGAAGCAGAGCCACGGCCGCAGGTTATTTGTTGCTCTGAG cCACCTGTGGTAAAGACAGAAATGGTGACTATATCAGACACGTTTGCAGCCCAGAAAACTGAGATAGCTACAAAAGAAGTGCCCATCGTACATACGGAAACCAAGACCATCACATACGAGGCCGCACAG TTGGATGGTAATGGCGATGGCGAGCCGGGAGTGTTGATGACTGCTCAAACAATCACCTCTGAATCTCTGTGTACTACAACAACCACACACATTACCAAg ACGTTAAAGGGTGGCCTATCGGAGACGAGGATTGAGAAACGCATCGTCATTACTGGCGACTGTGACATTGACCACGACGAG GCATTGGCCCAGGCCATTAAGGAGGCCAAAGAGCAACATCCTGACATGTCTGTCACCAGAGTGGTGGTTCATAAAGAAACTGAactggctgaggaggaggattgA
- the epb41l2 gene encoding band 4.1-like protein 2 isoform X6: MTTEAGSETEVKENAEESAAQPDQSENAAEETQEVANTEGEEKEKEKEKQKEGKEGKGISRYLPTWLKKQKSQSQTSPTKEPPPTEEAVNTVTQEEEGPAPEVNGHAEEVEEKEAVKSEQVKEKEAESHSNASADTEPAKEEKVEESAEKSPEEAKVRTEGEGAEEPKEVEGEEEGGGEGQTSIFQSPLRLVRKTKMKLVVCHVTLLDGTDFTCEVEKRAKGQYLFFKVCEHLNLLEKDYFGLTYIDSHEQMSWLDPTKEIKRQIRSNNWQFAFNVKFYPPDPSLLTEDITRYLLCLQLREDVASGRLPCSFVTHALLGSYTLQAEFGDYEPDQPRPLDYVSQRTFAPNQNKEMEEKILELHKSHRGMTPAQADTQFLENAKKLSMYGVDLHHAKDSEGVDIMLGVCANGLLVYKDRLRINRFAWPKILKISYKRNNFYIKIRPGETEQFESTVGFKLQNHRSAKRLWKVCVENHSFFRLNAPEPPTKARFLTLGSKFRYSGRTQAQTRMASSLIDRPAPKFERTSSKRISRSLDGAPVISITEAGRDTAENGRELHSDSKSLGASELTPSQDHDKTQEEVLKHQASISQLKRSFMEAPPPSPPQPNQWEKRLTSSPATTIRIQQHQVVGQPQTEAAPADNTISDTKEPAKTTEVEIEETVVVQEVSKAPKPGLVTVTISSPAEQETREQEVKVGEEVAVAAEAKAAKQESISSESESEEEAEYHPNVSVSISHTQIPEEKEEEEEQQKKEEEKVVEQDMSAPDAPSLPAEVSQPVEATGREEEESRKEDTGAEEKKKNAEEEKEGERETEESTDDPMVTPEEAPNGLTLHEESVTGMAAPAEEEPKMNGEASLAEAEPRPQVICCSEPPVVKTEMVTISDTFAAQKTEIATKEVPIVHTETKTITYEAAQLDGNGDGEPGVLMTAQTITSESLCTTTTTHITKTLKGGLSETRIEKRIVITGDCDIDHDEALAQAIKEAKEQHPDMSVTRVVVHKETELAEEED, encoded by the exons atgacaacagaagcGGGCTCTGAGACTGAGGTGAAGGAGAACGCCGAGGAGTCAGCCGCTCAGCCTGACCAGTCAGAGAacgctgcagaggaaacacaggaagtagcgaacactgagggagaggaaaaggagaaagagaaggagaagcagaaagaggggaaagagggaaaaggaatATCTCGATACCTGCCAACATGGCTTAAGAAGCAGAAGTCTCAGAGCCAG ACCTCCCCGACCAAGGAGCCCCCCCCCACAGAGGAAGCTGTCAACACGGTGACACAGGAAGAAGAGGGGCCTGCCCCAGAAGTGAACGGTCACGCAGAGGaagtggaagagaaggaggcagtGAAGTCGGAGCAAGTTAAGGAAAAGGAAGCAGAATCTCATTCCAACGCCAGTGCGGACACTGAG CCTGCCAAggaagagaaggtggaggagagtgCTGAGAAAAGTCCCGAAGAGGCCAAGGTgagaacagagggagaaggagcagaggagccGAAGGAGGTggaaggtgaagaggagggaggaggagaaggtcaGACCTCCATTTTCCAGTCACCACTTCGCCTGGTGAGGAAGACCAAGATGAAGCTGGTGGTGTGTCATGTGACCCTCCTGGACGGGACCGACTTCACCTGTGAGGTGGAG AAACGTGCTAAGGGTCAGTACTTATTCTTTAAGGTGTGTGAGCACCTTAATCTACTGGAGAAAGACTACTTTGGTCTGACATACATCGACAGCCATGAACAGATG TCTTGGTTGGATCCCACCAAGGAAATCAAGAGACAGATACGCa GTAACAACTGGCAGTTTGCATTCAACGTCAAGTTCTACCCTCCCGATCCCTCACTGCTTACTGAAGACATTACcag GtacctgttgtgtctgcagctccGTGAAGACGTGGCTTCAGGTCGACTGCCGTGCTCATTTGTTACTCACGCTCTGCTGGGGTCGTACACGCTGCAG GCAGAATTTGGCGACTATGAACCCGACCAGCCTCGACCTCTGGACTACGTCAGTCAGCGGACCTTTGCGCCCAATCAGaacaaagagatggaggagaagattCTTGAACTCCACAAGTCTCACAG GGGAATGACACCAGCACAGGCCGACACCCAGTTTCTAGAAAATGCCAAGAAACTGTCCATGTACGGGGTGGACCTGCACCATGCCAAG GATTCTGAGGGTGTGGACATCATGCTGGGTGTGTGTGCCAACGGACTCCTGGTTTACAAAGACAGACTTCGGATAAATCGTTTTGCTTGGCCCAAAATACTCAAGATTTCATACAAGAGGAACAACTTCTACATTAAGATCAGACCAGGAGAG ACGGAGCAGTTTGAGAGCACAGTGGGATTCAAACTCCAGAATCATCGGTCTGCCAAAAGGCTGTGGAAAGTCTGTGTGGAGAACCACAGTTTCTTCAG GTTAAATGCACCAGAACCTCCCACCAAGGCCCGCTTCTTGACTCTGGGCTCTAAGTTCCGTTACAGCGGGCGAACCCAGGCCCAGACCCGCATGGCCAGCTCCCTCATAGACCGACCTGCCCCCAAATTTGAACGCACCTCATCCAAACGTATCAGCCGCAGTCTGGATGGAG CGCCAGTGATCAGCATAACTGAGGCGGGCAGGGACACAGCTGAGAACGGACGCGAGCTCCACTCAGACtctaag TCGCTGGGAGCCAGTGAGCTTACCCCCTCTCAG GACCATGATAAGACCCAAGAAGAGGTTCTGAAACACcaagctagcattagccagCTAAAACGCTCCTTTATGGAGGCgccacctccctctcctcctcagcccaACCAGTGGGAGAAAcgcctcacctcctctcccGCTACAACGATACGTATTCAGCAGCATCAAGTG GTGGGTCAGCCCCAAACAGAAGCAGCCCCTGCTGATAACACGATCTCTGATACCAAAGAGCCTGCAAAG ACAACCGAAGTTGAAATTGAAGAAACCGTTGTCGTCCAAGAGGTTTCCAAAGCGCCCAAACCTGGACTTGTCACAGTTACAATCAGCTCACCTGCAGAGCAGGAAAcgagagaacaggaagtgaaagttGGAGAGGAAGTAGCAGTAGCGGCGGAAGCAAAAGCGGCGAAGCAGGAGAGCATTTCATCTGAGAgcgagagtgaggaagaggcgGAGTACCATCCAAATGTCTCTGTAtccatctctcacacacaaataccagaggagaaggaagaggaggaagagcagcagaagaaagaggaggaaaaggtggTGGAGCAGGACATGTCAGCTCCAGACGCTCCTTCCCTTCCAGCTGAAGTCAGCCAGCCTGTAGAGGCAACCGGccgagaggaagaggagtccaGGAAAGAGGACACAggggcagaggagaagaagaagaatgcagaggaggagaaagaaggcGAGAGGGAAACGGAGGAAAGCACAGATGATCCCATGGTGACACCTGAAGAAGCCCCTAATGGCCTGACCCTGCATGAGGAGAGCGTGACAGGGATGGCCGcccctgcagaggaagagcCTAAAATGAACGGAGAGGCCTCTCTGGCTGAAGCAGAGCCACGGCCGCAGGTTATTTGTTGCTCTGAG cCACCTGTGGTAAAGACAGAAATGGTGACTATATCAGACACGTTTGCAGCCCAGAAAACTGAGATAGCTACAAAAGAAGTGCCCATCGTACATACGGAAACCAAGACCATCACATACGAGGCCGCACAG TTGGATGGTAATGGCGATGGCGAGCCGGGAGTGTTGATGACTGCTCAAACAATCACCTCTGAATCTCTGTGTACTACAACAACCACACACATTACCAAg ACGTTAAAGGGTGGCCTATCGGAGACGAGGATTGAGAAACGCATCGTCATTACTGGCGACTGTGACATTGACCACGACGAG GCATTGGCCCAGGCCATTAAGGAGGCCAAAGAGCAACATCCTGACATGTCTGTCACCAGAGTGGTGGTTCATAAAGAAACTGAactggctgaggaggaggattgA